In the genome of Acidimicrobiia bacterium, one region contains:
- a CDS encoding 2-oxoacid:acceptor oxidoreductase family protein produces MSDRSKGLLLAGVGGQGVILASMIVADALVRAGNDVKQSEVHGMAQRGGSVVSHIRWGPRVSSPLAPKGSAEVLAAFEWAEGLRWIDYVRPGGAVVVDVRTIIPPGACVDRRGWATAYPRIDDGPIADRRLQPRLLNAAAIASGLGNVRAANSVILGSVAGFLDIDDQYWEAAISSLVPKGTAEINLAAFRAGKEAGTVVIPAQPAPEATGVAGPHVIEVKHDWCKACDICSRVCPEYCLALTLDGKLAVVDPDACTGCRLCEILCPDFAIRIHPPVVAGVAAGEGAS; encoded by the coding sequence GTGTCTGACCGCTCCAAGGGGCTGCTGCTGGCCGGGGTCGGCGGCCAGGGGGTGATCCTGGCCTCGATGATCGTCGCCGACGCCCTGGTCCGGGCGGGCAACGACGTCAAGCAGTCCGAGGTGCACGGCATGGCCCAGCGCGGCGGGTCGGTGGTGAGCCACATCCGGTGGGGGCCCCGGGTGAGCAGCCCGCTGGCGCCGAAGGGGAGTGCCGAGGTGCTCGCCGCCTTCGAGTGGGCCGAGGGACTGAGGTGGATCGATTACGTGCGTCCCGGGGGAGCGGTCGTCGTCGACGTGCGCACCATCATCCCGCCCGGGGCGTGTGTCGACCGCCGGGGATGGGCGACGGCGTACCCGCGCATCGACGACGGCCCCATCGCCGATCGGCGGCTGCAGCCCCGTCTGCTCAACGCGGCGGCGATCGCCTCCGGGTTGGGGAACGTCCGGGCCGCCAACAGCGTCATCCTGGGATCGGTGGCCGGGTTCCTCGACATCGATGACCAGTACTGGGAGGCCGCCATCTCGTCGTTGGTTCCGAAGGGGACCGCCGAGATCAACCTGGCCGCCTTTCGGGCGGGCAAGGAGGCGGGCACCGTCGTGATCCCGGCGCAGCCCGCCCCGGAAGCGACCGGCGTCGCCGGGCCGCACGTGATCGAGGTGAAGCACGACTGGTGCAAGGCGTGCGACATCTGTTCTCGGGTGTGTCCCGAGTACTGCCTTGCCCTCACCCTCGACGGCAAGCTGGCCGTGGTCGATCCCGACGCCTGCACCGGATGCCGTCTCTGCGAGATCCTCTGTCCCGACTTCGCCATCCGGATCCACCCGCCGGTCGTGGCCGGTGTCGCCGCGGGGGAGGGTGCCTCCTGA